One genomic window of Halovivax cerinus includes the following:
- a CDS encoding alpha-ketoacid dehydrogenase subunit beta encodes MSAQQQTEGEDDAQTESLTLVQAVQDGLATEMARDDDVIVMGEDVGENGGVFRATDGLYEEFGDDRVIDTPLAESGIVGTAVGMAAYGLRPVAEMQFLGFIYPAFDQIVSHAARLRTRSRGRFECPLVVRAPYGGGIRAPEHHSESSEAFFAHQPGLKVVVPSTPYDTKGLLASAIRDPDPVVFLEPKLIYRAFREDVPTGSYEVPIGEAAVRREGSDISVFTWGAMTRPTIEAAEELAGEVDVEVVDLRTLSPLDEETIVESFKKTGRAAVVHEAPKTGGLAGEITATLQEEALLYQEAPVERITGFDTPFPLYALEDYYLPEAERIVDGIRAAVEF; translated from the coding sequence ATGTCTGCACAACAGCAAACCGAGGGGGAAGACGACGCACAGACGGAGAGTCTCACGCTCGTCCAGGCGGTCCAGGACGGGCTGGCGACGGAGATGGCTCGTGACGACGACGTCATCGTCATGGGCGAGGACGTCGGCGAGAACGGTGGCGTGTTCCGCGCCACGGACGGTCTCTACGAGGAGTTCGGCGACGATCGCGTCATCGACACGCCGCTGGCGGAATCGGGTATCGTCGGGACGGCTGTCGGGATGGCCGCCTACGGATTGCGCCCGGTCGCCGAGATGCAGTTCCTCGGCTTCATCTACCCGGCGTTCGATCAGATCGTCTCGCACGCCGCACGCCTACGCACGCGCTCGCGCGGACGTTTCGAATGTCCACTCGTCGTTCGCGCCCCCTACGGCGGTGGCATCCGCGCGCCGGAGCACCACTCCGAGTCCTCGGAGGCTTTCTTCGCCCACCAGCCCGGCCTGAAGGTCGTGGTCCCCTCGACGCCGTACGACACGAAGGGGCTGCTCGCGAGCGCGATTCGCGACCCGGATCCGGTCGTCTTCCTCGAACCGAAACTGATCTACCGGGCGTTCCGTGAGGACGTCCCGACCGGCTCCTACGAGGTTCCCATCGGCGAGGCGGCCGTTCGCCGCGAGGGATCGGACATCTCCGTGTTCACCTGGGGTGCGATGACCAGGCCGACGATCGAGGCGGCCGAGGAACTCGCGGGCGAGGTGGACGTCGAGGTCGTCGACCTCCGGACGCTCTCGCCGCTCGACGAGGAGACGATCGTCGAGTCCTTCAAGAAGACGGGCCGCGCCGCGGTCGTCCACGAGGCGCCCAAGACGGGCGGCCTCGCCGGTGAGATCACCGCCACGCTCCAGGAGGAAGCGCTCCTCTACCAGGAGGCGCCGGTCGAACGTATTACCGGTTTCGACACACCCTTCCCCCTGTACGCGCTCGAAGACTACTACCTGCCCGAAGCGGAACGGATCGTAGACGGTATCCGTGCCGCCGTGGAGTTTTGA
- a CDS encoding dihydrolipoamide acetyltransferase family protein, with protein sequence MTKEFTLPDVGEGVAEGELVSWLVETGDTVSEDQPVAEVETDKALVEVPSPVDGTVRELHWEEGDVVPVGDLFVTYNVEGEDDPAAASAGADTTDDGEATTAAEPDTGEVTNDSAVDSESGDAETPSGHVFAPPSVRRLARELGVAIETVEGTGPSGRITDGDVRAAAQSDAQREPDVESETDEPTDSATAGADAEPETDDDPGGDDAATAATQAAYARGAATAQVESADREKTLAAPATRKLADEEGVDLNAVPTDEERDGEAFVTQEAVLEYAEAQRQAQEADAAALATGETGPRERREPFRGVRKTISDAMVESKFTAPHVTHHDEVDVTKLVETRERLKPVAEEQGIGLTYMPFIMKAVVAALSEHPEMNAVLDEEAEEIVYRNYHNIGVATATDVGLMVPVVDDVDHKSMLQLSSEMNELVTKARDRTIAPDELRGSTFTITNIGGIGGEYATPIINYPEAGILAVGEIKRKPRVVTDDDGTESIEPRSVMTLSLSVDHRIIDGADAARFTNTVMQYLENPELLLLE encoded by the coding sequence ATGACGAAGGAATTTACGCTGCCGGACGTCGGCGAAGGCGTCGCCGAGGGCGAACTCGTCTCCTGGCTGGTCGAGACCGGCGACACGGTCTCGGAGGACCAGCCGGTGGCCGAAGTCGAGACGGACAAGGCGCTCGTCGAGGTCCCCTCGCCGGTCGACGGAACTGTTCGCGAACTGCACTGGGAGGAAGGAGACGTCGTCCCCGTCGGCGACCTCTTCGTCACGTACAACGTCGAGGGCGAGGACGATCCCGCCGCGGCGTCGGCTGGCGCCGACACCACGGACGACGGGGAGGCGACGACCGCCGCCGAACCCGACACCGGAGAGGTGACGAACGACTCCGCAGTTGATTCCGAGTCCGGGGACGCCGAGACCCCATCTGGGCACGTCTTCGCACCGCCGTCGGTCCGACGCCTGGCTCGCGAACTCGGCGTCGCCATCGAGACCGTCGAGGGGACCGGCCCGAGCGGTCGCATCACCGACGGCGACGTCCGCGCGGCAGCACAGAGCGACGCGCAGCGAGAGCCGGACGTGGAGAGCGAGACCGACGAGCCGACGGACTCCGCGACGGCCGGGGCCGACGCGGAACCGGAGACCGACGACGACCCGGGCGGCGACGACGCCGCCACCGCTGCGACCCAGGCGGCCTATGCACGTGGCGCCGCCACGGCGCAGGTCGAGTCGGCCGATCGAGAGAAGACGCTGGCCGCACCCGCGACGCGCAAACTCGCAGACGAGGAAGGCGTCGATCTGAACGCGGTCCCGACCGACGAGGAGCGCGACGGCGAGGCGTTCGTCACGCAAGAGGCTGTACTGGAGTACGCCGAGGCCCAGCGCCAGGCGCAGGAGGCGGACGCGGCGGCGCTCGCAACCGGCGAGACCGGCCCGCGAGAGCGTCGCGAACCGTTCCGTGGCGTCCGCAAGACCATCTCGGACGCCATGGTGGAGTCGAAGTTCACCGCCCCGCACGTCACCCACCACGACGAAGTCGACGTCACGAAACTCGTCGAGACACGCGAGCGCTTGAAGCCCGTCGCCGAGGAGCAGGGCATCGGATTGACCTACATGCCCTTCATCATGAAGGCGGTCGTCGCCGCGCTCTCGGAACACCCGGAGATGAACGCAGTCCTCGACGAGGAGGCCGAGGAGATCGTCTACCGAAACTACCACAACATCGGCGTCGCGACGGCGACCGACGTCGGCCTGATGGTCCCGGTCGTCGACGACGTCGACCACAAGAGCATGCTCCAGCTCTCCTCGGAGATGAACGAACTGGTCACGAAGGCCCGCGACCGCACCATCGCGCCCGACGAATTGCGTGGCTCGACGTTCACGATCACCAATATCGGCGGCATCGGCGGCGAGTACGCCACGCCGATCATCAACTACCCCGAGGCCGGCATCCTGGCCGTCGGCGAGATCAAGCGCAAGCCGCGCGTCGTCACGGACGACGACGGCACGGAGTCGATCGAGCCGCGCTCGGTCATGACGCTCTCGCTGTCGGTCGATCACCGGATCATCGACGGTGCCGACGCCGCGCGCTTTACCAACACGGTCATGCAGTATCTCGAGAACCCGGAACTCCTCTTGCTCGAGTGA
- the ilvA gene encoding threonine ammonia-lyase, protein MGDVGLADVRAARERFDDESVVRETPLELNRSLSRMSDATVHLKMEHLQRTGSFKTRGAYNKLVQLAARGDVSRVVAASAGNHAQGVAIAATKNDIDSTIVMPRHAPQAKVDATRSYGGEVELEGTDFREAMAYAQTLADGDDVEFVHAYDDPAIVAGQGTLGIEIYEALPDVDTVIVPIGGGGLIGGISAALSELDPEIRVVGVQAEAAATVPDSLDKGIPQSIDDAKTIADGIATGGISELTFGLIREHVDDVVTVSDDEIASATLLLLERAKQLVEGAGAASVAALLSADLDVVGETVVPVLGGGNIDISMLQTVLDHALTDRDQLLRLRVRIDDQPGKMEAVSGVISDRGANIRTVRHDRAVGDLQVGEAYLVFQIVTSGSGHARTVIEAIESAGYEVSRVN, encoded by the coding sequence ATGGGAGACGTTGGGTTAGCTGACGTACGAGCGGCGCGCGAGCGGTTCGACGACGAGTCCGTCGTCAGGGAGACGCCACTCGAATTGAACCGTTCGCTGTCCAGGATGTCCGACGCGACGGTCCACCTGAAGATGGAGCACCTCCAGCGGACCGGCTCGTTCAAGACGCGGGGGGCGTACAACAAGCTGGTCCAGCTCGCAGCACGTGGCGACGTCTCGCGCGTCGTCGCGGCGAGTGCGGGCAACCACGCCCAGGGCGTTGCCATCGCAGCGACGAAGAACGACATCGACTCGACGATCGTGATGCCGCGACACGCCCCGCAGGCGAAGGTCGACGCGACGCGGAGCTACGGCGGCGAGGTGGAACTCGAGGGGACGGACTTCAGGGAGGCGATGGCGTACGCACAGACGCTGGCCGACGGTGACGACGTCGAGTTCGTCCACGCCTACGACGATCCGGCGATCGTCGCCGGGCAGGGCACGCTCGGTATCGAGATATACGAGGCGCTCCCCGACGTCGACACTGTCATCGTCCCGATCGGGGGCGGCGGGCTCATCGGCGGGATCAGCGCCGCACTCTCGGAGCTCGATCCCGAGATCCGGGTCGTGGGCGTCCAGGCCGAGGCGGCCGCGACGGTCCCCGACAGCCTCGACAAGGGCATCCCACAGTCGATCGACGACGCGAAGACCATCGCAGACGGTATCGCGACCGGCGGCATCTCGGAGTTGACGTTCGGTCTCATTCGCGAGCACGTCGACGACGTCGTCACCGTCTCCGACGACGAGATCGCCAGCGCGACGCTGCTCCTTCTCGAACGGGCGAAGCAACTCGTCGAAGGGGCGGGTGCCGCGTCAGTCGCGGCACTGCTCTCGGCGGACCTCGACGTGGTGGGTGAGACGGTCGTCCCCGTCCTCGGCGGCGGGAATATCGACATCTCGATGCTCCAGACGGTCCTCGATCACGCGCTGACCGACCGGGATCAGTTACTCCGCCTTCGGGTGCGCATCGACGATCAACCGGGCAAGATGGAGGCCGTCTCGGGCGTCATCTCGGATCGGGGTGCGAACATTCGGACCGTGCGCCACGACCGGGCGGTCGGCGACCTCCAGGTCGGCGAAGCGTACCTGGTGTTCCAGATCGTCACCAGCGGTTCCGGGCACGCCCGAACGGTTATCGAGGCGATCGAGTCGGCGGGGTACGAGGTTTCGCGCGTGAACTGA
- the lpdA gene encoding dihydrolipoyl dehydrogenase, producing MVVGDVTTGTDVLVIGGGPAGYSAAIRAGQLGLDVTLVEKDAYGGTCLNHGCIPSKALITATDVAHEARHAEEMGIHADPAVDLAGMVDWKDGVVDQLTSGVEKLCKANGVALMEGTATFADENSVRVSHGGEGQGSESVEFERAIVATGSRPIQIPGFDFADDPVLSSKDALSLESVPESLVIVGAGYIGMELAGVYAKLGTDVTVVEMLDEMLPAYPDDLTRPVEKRAQELGIDFHFGYSASEWQDLGDGIRVVAEPAEAAATDGGTAEAVEADTIELDTEKVLVAVGRQPVTDTLDLDAAGVETDDRGFVPTDDRGRTNVDHIHAIGDVAGEPMLAHTGMYEGETVAEVVAGEPAAIDYQAMPAVVFTDPEIATVGMTEDEVEDAGFEPLVGKFPFQASGRALTTGHADGFVKVVADEESGFLLGASVVGPEASELLGELGLAVELGATLEDVSSTIHAHPTLSESVMEAAANALDQAIHTLNR from the coding sequence ATGGTCGTCGGAGACGTAACCACTGGAACGGACGTGCTGGTGATCGGCGGCGGACCGGCCGGCTACTCGGCGGCGATTCGCGCCGGGCAACTCGGCCTGGACGTCACGCTCGTCGAGAAGGACGCCTACGGGGGTACCTGTCTGAATCACGGATGTATCCCTTCGAAGGCGTTGATTACGGCCACCGACGTGGCCCACGAGGCTCGCCACGCCGAGGAGATGGGAATCCACGCCGACCCGGCGGTCGACCTGGCCGGCATGGTCGACTGGAAGGATGGCGTCGTCGACCAGCTGACGAGCGGGGTCGAGAAACTCTGCAAGGCCAACGGCGTGGCCCTGATGGAGGGGACCGCGACGTTCGCCGACGAGAACTCGGTGCGCGTCTCTCACGGCGGCGAGGGGCAGGGATCCGAATCCGTCGAGTTCGAACGCGCCATCGTCGCGACGGGCTCTCGCCCGATTCAGATACCCGGCTTCGACTTCGCCGACGACCCGGTTCTCAGCTCGAAGGACGCGCTCTCACTCGAATCCGTCCCCGAGTCGCTGGTCATCGTCGGCGCCGGCTACATCGGTATGGAACTGGCCGGCGTCTACGCGAAGCTCGGAACGGACGTCACCGTCGTCGAGATGCTGGACGAGATGCTCCCGGCGTATCCCGACGACCTCACCCGGCCGGTGGAGAAACGGGCGCAGGAACTCGGGATCGACTTCCACTTCGGCTACAGCGCGTCGGAGTGGCAGGACCTGGGTGACGGAATCCGCGTCGTGGCGGAGCCGGCCGAGGCGGCCGCGACTGATGGCGGGACCGCGGAGGCCGTGGAGGCCGACACCATCGAACTCGACACCGAGAAGGTGCTCGTCGCGGTCGGCCGCCAGCCCGTGACCGACACGCTCGATCTGGACGCGGCCGGCGTCGAGACCGACGACCGCGGGTTCGTCCCCACGGACGACCGCGGCCGAACGAACGTCGACCACATCCACGCGATCGGCGACGTCGCCGGCGAGCCGATGCTCGCGCACACGGGGATGTACGAGGGCGAGACCGTCGCGGAGGTCGTCGCCGGTGAACCCGCGGCGATCGACTACCAGGCGATGCCAGCCGTCGTCTTCACCGACCCCGAGATCGCGACCGTCGGCATGACCGAAGACGAGGTCGAAGACGCCGGCTTCGAACCGCTCGTCGGCAAATTCCCGTTCCAGGCGAGCGGGCGAGCGCTGACGACCGGCCACGCGGACGGCTTCGTGAAGGTCGTCGCCGACGAGGAGAGCGGATTCCTACTCGGCGCGTCCGTCGTCGGCCCTGAGGCCTCCGAACTACTGGGAGAGCTCGGCCTCGCGGTCGAACTCGGCGCGACCCTGGAAGACGTCTCGAGCACCATCCACGCACACCCGACGCTGTCGGAGTCCGTGATGGAAGCCGCCGCGAACGCGCTCGATCAGGCGATCCACACGCTGAACCGATAG
- a CDS encoding isochorismatase family protein — MEHLAVDAIETRVGLSTRKMGYGGRPALVIVDLQNVLTREEGFHGTDLSPVIESTNELVAAADRAELPVVFVRNTPYPNHERIGKWAKVDVDPALYDPETESGSLDDRLDRSDRHTIIDKQQASAFHGTTLHSLLNQWNVDTVVLAGCSTSGCVRATATDACAFGYHTVVPIDCVGDRSPDQAEASLVDIHARIGDVVSLDDAVSYLESQVSE; from the coding sequence ATGGAACATCTGGCTGTCGACGCTATCGAGACGCGAGTCGGCCTGTCAACCCGAAAGATGGGGTACGGTGGCCGGCCCGCGCTCGTCATCGTCGACCTGCAGAACGTACTGACACGGGAAGAGGGCTTTCACGGGACCGATCTCTCTCCCGTCATCGAATCGACGAACGAACTCGTCGCGGCGGCCGACCGAGCGGAACTCCCGGTCGTGTTCGTGCGAAACACCCCATATCCGAATCACGAACGGATCGGAAAGTGGGCGAAAGTGGACGTCGATCCCGCGCTATACGACCCGGAAACCGAATCGGGGTCACTCGACGATCGACTCGACCGATCGGACAGACACACGATTATCGACAAACAGCAGGCGAGTGCGTTCCACGGGACTACGTTGCACTCGCTGTTGAACCAGTGGAACGTCGATACCGTGGTGCTTGCGGGCTGTTCGACCAGCGGGTGCGTTCGCGCGACGGCGACCGATGCGTGCGCGTTCGGCTACCACACCGTCGTCCCGATCGATTGCGTCGGGGATCGATCACCCGACCAGGCCGAAGCGAGTCTGGTCGATATACACGCACGCATTGGCGACGTCGTCTCCCTGGACGATGCCGTGAGCTACCTCGAAAGTCAGGTTTCCGAGTGA
- a CDS encoding DUF7521 family protein encodes MSLDTATTEVTIALAVVKTLVLIVGSVVTFFAFKAYRRTRQRALGLLAAGFGLVTLGLAFAGLLHEILNVDLAVGVLVESVLVLFGFAVIAYSLYVQ; translated from the coding sequence ATGAGTCTAGACACAGCTACAACAGAAGTGACGATCGCGCTCGCCGTCGTGAAGACGCTCGTCCTCATCGTCGGCAGCGTCGTCACCTTCTTCGCGTTCAAGGCGTATCGGCGGACGAGACAGCGCGCCCTCGGGCTCCTGGCGGCCGGCTTCGGTCTGGTGACGCTCGGCCTCGCGTTCGCCGGACTGTTACACGAGATTCTGAACGTCGACCTCGCGGTCGGTGTCCTCGTCGAGAGTGTCCTCGTCCTCTTTGGCTTCGCCGTGATCGCCTACTCGCTGTACGTGCAGTGA
- a CDS encoding helix-turn-helix domain-containing protein — protein MVRNPFGSEDGPSTADVCAALDDPDCREILRALDEPLTAAEIQSRCDIPQSTLYRKLEQLTDATLLEETTEIRRDGHHASKYVIAFEEVRISLDSDHTLAVALDRPARTADERLAELWSEVRRET, from the coding sequence ATGGTCCGGAATCCGTTCGGTTCCGAGGACGGCCCATCGACCGCGGACGTCTGCGCCGCGCTCGACGATCCGGACTGTCGAGAGATACTCAGGGCGCTCGACGAGCCGTTGACCGCCGCAGAGATACAGTCGCGCTGTGACATTCCACAGTCGACGCTCTACCGAAAACTCGAACAGCTGACGGACGCGACGCTCCTCGAAGAGACGACGGAGATCCGTCGCGACGGCCACCACGCGAGTAAGTACGTCATCGCGTTCGAGGAGGTTCGAATCAGTCTCGATTCGGACCATACGCTCGCAGTCGCCCTGGACCGGCCCGCACGCACGGCGGACGAACGGCTCGCCGAACTGTGGTCGGAGGTCAGGAGGGAAACATGA
- a CDS encoding class I SAM-dependent methyltransferase, whose product MNGTEAGSESTSSARTEATDHEDATDARQDRTGSLAAIQETYAEQAATLDRMEWADRLLMGRYRRHFETARGRVLDVACGTGTNVRYLPETVEYVGIDVSPAMIRRARERVTTFGAAHEVVEMDAQTLGFPDDSFDTVISSLSTCTFPDPIAALREMNRVCAPDGRILLVEHGRSSVEVLGRLQDWRADAHFETHRCRWNQDPLALVSRTELSVTDVSTAMLGVITTIEVEPN is encoded by the coding sequence ATGAACGGAACGGAAGCCGGCTCCGAGTCCACGTCCAGTGCTAGGACTGAGGCGACCGACCACGAAGACGCAACTGACGCCCGGCAGGATCGCACTGGTTCACTCGCCGCGATCCAGGAGACCTACGCCGAGCAGGCCGCCACGCTCGATCGGATGGAGTGGGCGGACCGACTCCTGATGGGCCGATACCGCCGCCACTTCGAGACGGCCCGCGGACGCGTGCTGGACGTCGCCTGCGGAACCGGGACGAACGTCCGGTACCTCCCGGAGACAGTCGAGTACGTCGGGATCGACGTCAGCCCCGCGATGATCCGGCGCGCTCGCGAGCGCGTGACCACATTCGGTGCCGCCCACGAGGTGGTAGAGATGGATGCCCAGACGCTCGGGTTTCCCGACGACAGCTTCGACACCGTCATCTCCTCGCTCTCGACGTGTACGTTCCCCGACCCGATCGCCGCGCTCCGTGAAATGAACCGCGTCTGTGCCCCCGACGGGCGGATTCTACTCGTCGAACACGGCCGCAGCAGCGTCGAGGTGCTCGGACGACTCCAAGACTGGCGCGCGGACGCCCACTTCGAAACACACCGGTGTCGCTGGAACCAGGACCCGCTGGCACTGGTCTCCCGGACGGAACTGTCTGTCACCGACGTCTCGACCGCGATGCTCGGCGTGATAACCACCATCGAGGTCGAACCCAACTGA
- a CDS encoding metal-dependent hydrolase has product MWPLGHAAVAYLCYALSIRTRSIDSPAALPVVAVLVGSQVPDLIDKPLSWYLLMLPTGRSLGHSFLFLAPLAIGVWLLARRYGRREAGFAFAIGAFAHPIVDVIPGLWRESSAGMLLWPITPVYPYEEGPPTIAELLAGSTSDPYFLLEFVLAAVALVVWHRHGRPGVDAIRTRVGARGPELERDSAD; this is encoded by the coding sequence ATGTGGCCACTCGGACACGCTGCCGTCGCCTACCTCTGCTACGCTCTCTCGATTCGGACGCGGTCGATCGACTCACCGGCCGCGCTCCCGGTGGTGGCCGTACTCGTCGGGAGTCAGGTGCCGGACCTGATCGACAAGCCGCTGTCGTGGTACCTGCTGATGCTGCCGACGGGGCGATCGCTCGGTCACTCGTTCCTGTTTCTGGCCCCACTCGCCATCGGGGTCTGGCTGCTCGCTCGGCGATACGGCCGACGTGAGGCCGGGTTCGCGTTCGCCATCGGAGCGTTCGCACACCCGATCGTCGACGTGATCCCGGGGCTCTGGCGGGAGTCGTCGGCTGGCATGCTCCTGTGGCCGATCACACCGGTCTACCCATACGAGGAGGGGCCGCCCACGATCGCGGAACTGCTCGCCGGTTCGACCAGCGACCCGTACTTCCTCCTGGAGTTCGTCCTCGCGGCGGTCGCACTCGTCGTCTGGCATCGACACGGCCGTCCCGGGGTCGACGCGATCCGAACACGAGTGGGCGCGCGGGGTCCCGAGTTAGAACGTGACTCGGCCGATTGA
- a CDS encoding DUF7119 family protein has translation MDDRGPGERGTDDPDDRSVEGPPGTGSPVPTDRESPVGAPVIRGDEAVTGQHAREAVQFDPDDPASVDEAAETVRAFAATDDGDHLWMLRGAAACAALVRGVGSYTEAAERASGDVTVSFVRKWARVHDLPRAVRTQVARGEIAPSAAKHIARVRGEDRFLLAWATIDADLSVRDVRRIASEVVDGTAVESALEAHDVATGRIELDLPPSVYRELRRRAALDGVEPADVVADALQADSSVDRRPNVREIE, from the coding sequence ATGGACGATCGTGGTCCCGGCGAGCGAGGTACCGACGACCCGGATGATCGGTCCGTCGAGGGACCGCCGGGGACCGGATCCCCGGTGCCGACGGATCGGGAGTCGCCCGTCGGTGCCCCAGTCATCCGCGGTGACGAGGCGGTCACGGGCCAGCACGCCCGGGAGGCCGTCCAGTTCGATCCCGACGACCCGGCGAGCGTCGACGAGGCTGCAGAGACCGTCCGGGCGTTCGCCGCGACCGACGACGGCGATCACCTCTGGATGCTCCGCGGCGCGGCCGCCTGCGCGGCGCTGGTCCGCGGTGTCGGTTCCTACACCGAGGCCGCCGAGCGCGCCAGTGGTGACGTGACGGTCTCGTTCGTCCGCAAGTGGGCACGCGTCCACGACCTGCCCCGGGCGGTCCGCACCCAGGTGGCCCGCGGTGAGATCGCCCCCTCCGCGGCCAAACACATCGCCCGCGTCCGAGGCGAGGACCGCTTCCTCCTGGCCTGGGCTACCATCGATGCCGACCTGTCCGTCCGCGACGTTCGACGGATCGCGAGCGAGGTGGTCGACGGTACCGCCGTCGAATCCGCACTCGAAGCCCACGACGTCGCCACGGGACGGATCGAACTCGACCTCCCACCCAGTGTCTATCGCGAGTTGCGCCGTCGGGCCGCACTCGACGGCGTCGAACCGGCCGACGTCGTCGCCGACGCCCTCCAGGCGGACTCCTCGGTGGATCGTCGACCAAACGTCAGAGAAATAGAGTGA
- a CDS encoding hybrid sensor histidine kinase/response regulator — MGSATGVTVVLVEDDIDDARFVERLLVDRHTTGRGESLVDVDTVERADSLATGIETIAAVEPDVVLLDLGLPDSDGVETVDRLIDRAPGVPVVVLTGQTDLGVDAIRCGAQDYLRKGHITAPLLRRSLRYAIERGRVQRELRDRSLRLAVANELLRTDVRNDVSLVVGLADQLESRVDPTHDETVDTLLDASRHVLRLTDTVADLMDVISGDPASQLEPTDLRAVLEPEIDRFRDREGVELDVEWLVASETAPTVAGTPMLGAMFEHVLSNAATTSERDPIHIDVTIAESDDSVSVEIADDGVGIPDAQKTAIVDPTADATGPSAPGTGLYFVTTVLDTVGGSIEIADNSPRGTVVTITLERADRTVE, encoded by the coding sequence ATGGGATCGGCGACAGGAGTCACGGTGGTGCTCGTCGAAGACGATATCGACGACGCCCGGTTCGTCGAGCGGTTGCTCGTCGACCGGCACACCACCGGCCGAGGTGAATCCCTCGTCGACGTCGACACCGTCGAACGAGCGGACTCGCTCGCCACCGGTATCGAGACGATCGCCGCGGTCGAGCCGGACGTCGTCCTCCTGGACCTCGGATTACCCGACAGCGACGGCGTCGAGACCGTCGACCGGTTGATCGACCGTGCCCCGGGGGTGCCAGTGGTCGTCCTCACTGGCCAGACCGACCTGGGCGTCGACGCGATACGGTGCGGCGCCCAGGATTACCTCCGCAAGGGACACATCACGGCACCGCTCCTCCGTCGGTCGCTTCGGTACGCCATCGAACGCGGGCGCGTCCAGCGGGAACTTCGCGATCGAAGCCTCAGGCTCGCGGTGGCCAACGAACTGCTCCGGACGGACGTAAGAAACGACGTCAGCCTCGTCGTCGGCCTGGCCGACCAGCTCGAGTCGCGGGTCGATCCGACCCATGACGAGACGGTAGACACGCTCCTCGACGCCAGCAGACACGTCCTCCGGCTCACGGACACAGTAGCGGACCTGATGGACGTCATCTCTGGTGACCCCGCGAGCCAGCTCGAACCGACTGACCTGAGAGCGGTTCTCGAACCCGAAATCGACCGGTTCCGGGACAGAGAAGGTGTCGAGCTCGACGTGGAGTGGCTCGTCGCGTCCGAGACAGCCCCGACGGTCGCCGGAACACCGATGCTCGGTGCCATGTTCGAACACGTCCTGTCGAACGCGGCGACCACCTCCGAGCGGGACCCGATTCACATCGACGTTACGATCGCGGAGTCGGACGACTCCGTCTCCGTCGAGATCGCCGACGACGGCGTCGGCATCCCCGACGCACAGAAAACGGCGATCGTCGATCCGACCGCCGACGCGACGGGACCGTCGGCCCCCGGAACGGGACTGTACTTCGTCACGACCGTCCTCGACACCGTCGGCGGATCGATAGAGATAGCCGACAACTCGCCACGTGGGACCGTCGTGACCATCACGCTCGAACGGGCCGACCGAACGGTCGAGTGA